The DNA region GCGTGGCCACGGCGGAATCGGGGTGTATGAATCAGTGGGCGACATCGGCTGCGATCCCGCAAGGATACCTATGCGGCTGCACCTGCGAAATAGTCAGCGCGCCGGCTCGGAGACGGCGGCGATTTCGCCGGCGACGACCGCCTGCGGAAGCTCGCGCTGCGTGCCGGCGCGCAGATCGCGCAATTGCACGACGCCCCGGGCCAATTCGTTTTCGCCGACGATAATCGCGAAATGCGCCCCGAGCTTGTTCGCCCGCCGCATGAGCGCCTTGAGTCCGCGATCTGGCGCCAGCAGCTCGACACAAATACCCCGGCGCCACAGCTCGCCCGCGAGCTTCATCGCCGCCACCACAGCGCTGTCGCCGAGCGCAATCAGTGCAACGTCGGGCGCCACCGCTCCCGCGCCGCCGGTCGCCTCGAGCGCGAGCGCCAACCGCTCGACGCCAATCGCGAAGCCGGTACCCGCCACCGGCGCCCCACCCAACGCCTCGACCAGACCGTCGTAGCGCCCGCCGGCGACCACCGCGCTCTGCGATCCCACCGCGGTCGAGACGACCTCAAAAGTCGTGCGCATATAGTAGTCGAGGCCGCGCACGAGTCGCGGATTCACGACGTAGGGGACTCCGGCTCCGCTGAGCAGCCGCTCGACCGTTGCAAAATGCGCGCGGCACGCATCGCACAGATAATCGATGCTCTTGGGCGCTCCGGCCGCCAGTTTCACGTCGATTTTACAATCGAGCAGACGCAGCGGATTGCGTTCGAGCCGCTGATGGCAATCCGCGCAAAGCTCCGTTAGATGGGCGCGGCCGTATTCGAGCAGAGCCGCACGATAGGCGGGCCGGCACTCGGCGTGGCCCAGAGAATTGATCTGGAACTCCAGTTCCAGCTTCAACTCCTGACGCAGCTCATCGATCATGATCAGCAGTTCGGCGTCGCAAGCCGCGTCGGCGCGACCGAAAATCTCGACGCCAAATTGATGGAACTGCCGGAAGCGCCCCTTCTGCGGCCGCTCGCGGCGAAACATCGGACCCGAGTAATAGAAACGCTGCTCGGGATCGCTGCGATCCAGGCCCGCCTCGATATAGGCGCGGACGACACCGGGAGTCCCTTCCGGTCGAATCGCGAGCAGCGTCTCCGCCTCGTCGGCGTCGCTGAATGCGTACATCTGCTTTTCGACGACATCCGAGGTTTCGCCGCTCGAACGCTGATACAGTTCGAGCCGTTCGAGGATCGGGATGCGCATCTCGTGGACCGCGTGGCGCTCCATGATCGCGCGCGCGCAGTCCTCGACCCGGCTCACGGCGCGCGCGCTCGGCCCGATCAAATCCTGAAAACCTCTGAGACGTGTCAGGTGCAAATCAGCCTCACTCAAATAAAAAGGGCCGCCCGCCGGGCGGCCCCTCATGCCCTTCGCGAATCCTCGATTATACCGTCAGGATATTGATCGTGCAGGCCGAGCCGAGCCCGATCACATGCGCCATCCCGACCTTGGCGTTCGGCACCTGCCGTTCCTTCGCGCGATCGTCCTGCGTCAGGTGCCAGACGATTTCGCAGATATTCGCCACTCCAGTCGCGCCCAGCGGATGACCCTTCGAGAGCAGGCCGCCGGAGACGTTGACCGGCGCGTGGCCGCCGAGGTCCGGATGCTTGCCGCCGCCCTCGTCGATAAACTTGGCCGCTTCACCGTCGGCGCAGAGCTCCAGATTCTCGTAGTGCACCAGTTCGGCGGTCGCGAAACAGTCGTGCAGCTCCGTCAGGCTCACGTCCTTGGGGCCGAGTCCGGCCGTCTCGTAAGCCTTGCGCGACGCGCGCCGCGTCAGTGTACTCACGTCAGGCAGCGTCAAATCGCGATCGGTGTAGGGATCCGACGTCAGCACCGAGGCTGCTACCCGCGGCCGCTTGCGGCCGCCGGCGAGCTGCTTGAGCTTGTCCTCGGAGACCAGGATCGTGGCCGCGGCGCCGTCGCCCGTCGGGCAGCACATATAGAGGGTATTCGGGAACGCGACCATGCGCGCGCTCATCACGTCCTCAAGCGAGACTTCGTTGCGATACTGCGAGAACGGATTCTTGGTCGCGTGCTTATGCGACTTGACCGAAATTTTCGCGAAGTGTTCGAGCTTGGTGCCGTGCTTGCGCATGTGCTCGACGCCCGCCTGGCCGAACACCGCCGGCATCAGGCCCGAGCCGATCCGCCCTTCCGTCGAATAAGCCGGGTCGGAACCGCCGCCGCCACCGCCGAGCAGCCCCTGCTTGCCCATCTGCTCGACCCCGATCGCCATAGTGACGTCATACATACCCGACGCGACGGCGATATAGGCCTCGCGAAAAGCGGTCGAGCCGGTGGCGCAGGCGTTCGAAACGTTGATCACCGGGATTCCGGTCTGCCCGATCTGTTGGAGGATCCGCTGCCCGACCATCGCGTTTGATTGATATAGATTACCCGCCGCGAACATCTCGACATCCTTGATCGTGACGCCGGCGTCCTTGAGCGCGATCAAAGCCGCTTCCGCGCCGAGCTCCGGTACGGACTTGTCGGGATAGCGGCCGAACTTGATCATTCCGGTTCCCAGTACGTAGACATTTCGCATCGCGATTCTCCTTCAGAAAAGAACTTGCTGGAAAAGAAACTGCGGGCCGTGCCCCTCGATTAATTCTCGGTATCTAGTTCTTGCTCGGGCGGAACTGGAAGGCCATCACTTCGTTGCCCTGACGATCCTTCGCCACTGCATTTACCACCAGCTCGACCGGCATTCCGAAGGCCTGCCCCGGATTCTTTTGCAGATCCTCGGGATCGACATCGATCAGATTCGACTTCACGCTGATCCCTTCGGGCAGATCGATAATCGCCGTTACGTATGGCGTCTTGATTCCCGGGAACGACTGATGGATCACCGAAAAGACCCAGACCTTACCCTTGTCTGAAAGGTCGATCTGCTGGAAATTACCGGCAGCTCCGCACTTTGAGCAGGCCAGCCGTTTGAGATCGAGGAATAACGCGCCGCAGCCGCCGCACTTGATCGCCACCAGATGAGGTTTCGGTTGCAGTTTGAGGATCGGCAGGATCGGGCGGGGTCCCGCTTCAGCCGGCGCAGTCTGCGGTTCAGCCATGATTTTCCTCCGAGGGCACGATTGCGACCGCGCTGTTACACTGTTCTTCTTTCACGTTTTTCAATCTTACACTCTTAGCCGGGCCTGAGTTTCCCACGGCCCGAGCCGTATCGTCAACCGGAAGAGGCCTCCGGATGCGTTTCAATGAACTCCTTCAGCACCTGCGCCAGTTCTGCCGGTCGTTCGAGCGGGATATGGTGATGCGCGTCCGCAATCGTCTCGAGGCGCGCCCGCGGATTTGATGCGACCGCGGCGGCCGCCGCCTCGGCGGTGAGGATCCGGCTGTGGCCTGCGCGCACCAGCAGGAGGGGCATTTCGATTTGGCTGATCGCCGACGCCACGTCGAGCCCGTCGCTGCCGAAAAAACTCTCGCGATCGAATTTCATCGTGAAGCCGCCGTTCGCCGTGCGCACGAGGCTATGCTCAGCGACGGCGCGCATGATCTCCGGCGCGATCTCCCCCTCTTTCGGCATCAGCCGGAACCTTTCGATCGCGGTCGCGAGGTCGGGATAAACCACCGTCGGCAGAGCCTTGAGATGACGCAGATAGCGATTCCGCCGCGCGGTCGAGGTTACCGCGACGTCGATCGCTACCAACCCTCGCGCGAGCTTGGCGAAGCGCATCGCGAAGGCCAGCGCCGCGACCCCGCCCATGCTGTGCCCGACGACCACCGGACGCTCAAGTTCGAGCGCGCGAATCAGCCGCGCGATATCGTCTGCATAGGCGAGCGGGGAATAGTTCGGCGGCTTGACCCAGTCGCTGTCGCCATGACCACGCAAATCCAGCGCGACGATTCGCTGCGCGGCGGCGCCCATAGCCTCCGCGACCCAGACCCACCACCAGGCGTTGGCGGAATTGCCGTGCACGAGGACGACGCAATCCCGCGCTCCGCGGTTCCATTCGAGATAGTGGAGCCGCGCGGCGCCTTCGGTAAAGCCACTTACCGGCGCGTCCACAGTGTGCTGTCCAAATGGCTGATTACTGTAGCTCGCCGAGAAACTCGTTGAGGATCGCGATTAGCGCGGCCGGATTATCGATCATCACATGATGGAACGAGTCGGGCACGGTAGCTTGACGGCAATCGGGAATCGCCGCCACGATTTTCCCGGTGACCTCTTCCGGCAGGACGCTCGATCCGGCGCGAATATAGAGTGACGGACATTGGATTCGTGCGAGGCCCTTCCAGACGCTGACGGGTTCGCGGATCAGGGTCCGCCGATCCATCTTATGGATCCAGCCGCCTGCCGCATCCTGACGAAAGGAGAGTCGCGCGACATATTCGAGGGTTCCGGGCCGTGCGTTATTCTGGCGAGGATTCGTGCGGAACTTCGCCACGGCCTCATCCAGTGAAGCGAAGGGCCGCGACGGCCGCTCGCCGATCGCGCGCAGCGCCGCGACCGCCTCGGGCGGATAGCTGGCCGGACTGTCGATCACGACCATCGCGCGCAGGCTCGCGCTCTGCTCGCTCGCGTACGCCATCACCGTATGACCGCCCATCGAATGGCCGACCAGAATTGGCGCCCCCAGTCCCCAGCCTTCGATCACCGCGCTCAGGTCTGCGACGTATTGACGGGTGCCGTAAGTCCATTCCGCGGTCCATGGACTCTCGCCATGACCGCGCTGATCGAGCGCCAGCACGTGAAAGCGATCGCAGAAGGCCGGCGCGACGAAATCCCACCAGCGCGCGTGCGCCGACCCGCCGTGGACAAACAGGATCGGCGTCTGGCCCGCGCCGCCATAATCCGTGGCGCTCAGCACCAGGCCGTCGGCGGCGTCGAAGCGGCGAATCGTAATCATGCTTCGCTATTCAAGAGGCTTCCGCCGCGTTGCGCAATCGTTGCGCGCGATCGAGTCTCGCCGCTAACCCCAAGCCCTGCTACAATCCGCGCCAATCCATTGCGAGGTAACACCATGAGCCAAACTACGCCCGCCGAAAGCACGCCAGCCACACCAAATCGTTTCCGGTTTGATACCGGCAACATCCAATGGAAAGACTTCCTGACCGAGGGCTGTTACTACCAGATTCTTGACGTCAATGTCGCCGCGCACACCGCCGACATAATCGTGAAGTTCGATCCCGGGGCCCGTTGTCTGTTCCACCGCCATGTCGCCGCGACGACGACCCTGGTGCTCGAAGGCACCCTCCACGTTTTCGACCAGACTGCAGACGGCGTGGTCGAGAAGATCAAACCCGCAGGCTTCTTCTCGAGTGGCGCGGAAAACGAAATCCACATCGAGGGCGGCGGCGACGAGGGCGTCATCGTCTATTTCAGCATGCGTGGCAAAGACGATCACATCTACGATCTGCTTAACTCGGATTTCAGCCTGCGCAAAGCCATCACGGTGCAGGATTTTGCCAAAGACATGGCGCGCTGGTCCGAATCCTAGGACTAGCCGGAGCGTAGCGGAGGCGAGCACAGGGGGGCGGCCGAGTCTGCGCGAGGCGCGGCCAGGTCAGGAGTCTGCGAGCTGCGTAAAAAATTAAGCCGGAAGGGGAATTCCAATGGACCGACTCAAAGGTAAAGTGGCGCTGATTTCGGGCGGGGCGCGCGGCCAGGGCGCCGCCGAGGCGCAGCGCTTTGCCGCTGAAGGGGCCAAGGTCGTGATCGGTGACGTGCGCGACGACTTGACCAAATCGACCGCCGACGCGATCAATGCGAAGCTCGCAAACGCCGTGCGCGCGGTGCATCTGGATGTGACACGCGCCGCCGACTGGCGCGCCGCGGTCGAGGTCTGTGAACGCGAATTCGGCGGCCTCGATATTCTCGTCAACAACGCCGGTATCCTCAATATCAAAGGTCTCGAACAGACCTCGGAAGAGGAATGGGACGCCGTGGTCAACGTCAACCAGAAGGGCGTCTGGCTCGGGATGAAGGCGGCGATTCCCGCGATGCGTAAGCGGGGCGGCGGCTCGATTATCAACATCTCATCGATCTTCGGTTTGATCGGTTCGCCGGGCTCGACCGCCTATCACGGCACCAAGGGCGCGGTCAGGCTCCTGACCAAGGCGGCGGCGGTGCAATACGGACCGGAGAAAATTCGCGTCAACTCGGTCCATCCGGGGGTGATTCACACGGCGATGGTCTCCGAGGCTTTGCCGACCCGCGAAGACCTGCAGCCCTTTTTCGATATGACACCGATGAAGCGCGGCGCGCAGCCGGAAGAGGTCGCGGCGGCGGTGCTGTTCTTGGCGAGCGACGACGCGTCATATGTGACCGGGGCGGAGTTGGCGGTGGACGGCGGCTACTCGGCTGCCTAGTGAAGTAAATCTTGGCGGACGACTGCTACCCGAAGATCTCCGCGCAGAGATATGCTCTTCCAGCATAACTGGTTTTTTGAGATACTATGTCGCGTTCGAGTAATCTATCTCTGCTGGGAGTTGCAGGTGATCAAACAAATCGTTTTGGGTGTGGCCGCGTTGGCCTTAGTGACGGCGATCGGCGGCGTCGGAAGCGCTCACGCAGGTAAGGTCGATTGTGCCAAGGTTATGACCGAAGTTGGCGCGGGTAAGAAGACCAAGGATATCGCAAAGGAGATGAGTATCTCGACCAGCAGCGTTTACCGCTGCAAATCGAAAGCAAAGACCAAGGCCAAGGCGGCAGGCGCGGCGAGTCCCGCTGCGGTCAAGTCGCCGTCGAGCCACTCGTAACCGGCTGGATCGCCGGGGTTCCGGCGCTGCGGCCAACATGCGCAGGAGATGCGGGGCTTAGCGCGCACTCGACGCGCCGCCAGTTGATGCGCACCGCCGAGCGAATTCACACGATCGTCGCCATGAACTCCGGTACCGAGCGTTTACTCCCGGTCCAGAGACCAGTACACTAGGCGCTGCGCGACCGAGACCGCTCGGTCGCGTTTCCCTTTATAAATAACACTATGCGCCGTCAGGATATTCGTAATCTCGCCATTGTTGCGCACGTTGATCACGGGAAAACCACCCTGGTTGACGCGATGCTGCGCCAGTCGGGGGTTTTCCGCGCCAACGAACAGGTGGTCGATCGCGTGATGGACTCGTTCGCCCTCGAGCGTGAACGCGGCATCACGATCATGGCCAAGAACACTTCGATCCAATTCGGCGCCACACGCATCAATATCGTCGATACGCCCGGCCATTCCGATTTCGGCGGCGAAGTTGAGCGTACGCTCTCGATGGTCGATGGCATCTTGCTGCTGGTGGACGCCTGCGAGGGGCCACTGCCGCAGACTCGTTTCGTCCTGCGCAAGGCGCTCGAGTCACACCTTTCTGTGGTCCTGTGCATCAACAAGATCGATCGCGCCGACGCCCGCGCGGCGGAAGTGCTCGACGAAGTTTACGATCTCTTTATCGATCTCGAAGCCCACGAAGATCAGCTCGACTTTCCCGTGCTCTACACCAACGCGCGCGCCGGCACGGCGACGCTGAGGCCCGAGATACCCGGAGTAGATCTGCATCCGCTGTTCGACACAATCATCGCGCATCTGCCGGGACCCGAGGTTGATCCCGACGCGACCGTCCAACTTCAAGTCAATAACCTCGACTACGACGACTATGTCGGCCGCCTCGCGATCGGCCGCCTGATCGCCGGCACGATCGTGGCGGGCGGCAACTATTCAATCTGCCGCGGCGAGATCCGCCGCGGTTCAGGCAAGGTCTCGCGGCTCTACGGATGGCAGGGGCTTAAGCGGATTGAGGTCGCCGAGGCGCGCGCCGGCGACATCGTGATGCTCGCCGGCCTCGATGATCTCGAAATCGGCGATACTATCGCCGACCTCGACGAGCCGCGCTCGTTGCCGCCGATCCGCGTGGACGAGCCGACCG from Candidatus Binataceae bacterium includes:
- the hisS gene encoding histidine--tRNA ligase, whose protein sequence is MHLTRLRGFQDLIGPSARAVSRVEDCARAIMERHAVHEMRIPILERLELYQRSSGETSDVVEKQMYAFSDADEAETLLAIRPEGTPGVVRAYIEAGLDRSDPEQRFYYSGPMFRRERPQKGRFRQFHQFGVEIFGRADAACDAELLIMIDELRQELKLELEFQINSLGHAECRPAYRAALLEYGRAHLTELCADCHQRLERNPLRLLDCKIDVKLAAGAPKSIDYLCDACRAHFATVERLLSGAGVPYVVNPRLVRGLDYYMRTTFEVVSTAVGSQSAVVAGGRYDGLVEALGGAPVAGTGFAIGVERLALALEATGGAGAVAPDVALIALGDSAVVAAMKLAGELWRRGICVELLAPDRGLKALMRRANKLGAHFAIIVGENELARGVVQLRDLRAGTQRELPQAVVAGEIAAVSEPAR
- a CDS encoding thiolase family protein, which produces MRNVYVLGTGMIKFGRYPDKSVPELGAEAALIALKDAGVTIKDVEMFAAGNLYQSNAMVGQRILQQIGQTGIPVINVSNACATGSTAFREAYIAVASGMYDVTMAIGVEQMGKQGLLGGGGGGSDPAYSTEGRIGSGLMPAVFGQAGVEHMRKHGTKLEHFAKISVKSHKHATKNPFSQYRNEVSLEDVMSARMVAFPNTLYMCCPTGDGAAATILVSEDKLKQLAGGRKRPRVAASVLTSDPYTDRDLTLPDVSTLTRRASRKAYETAGLGPKDVSLTELHDCFATAELVHYENLELCADGEAAKFIDEGGGKHPDLGGHAPVNVSGGLLSKGHPLGATGVANICEIVWHLTQDDRAKERQVPNAKVGMAHVIGLGSACTINILTV
- a CDS encoding OB-fold domain-containing protein, giving the protein MAEPQTAPAEAGPRPILPILKLQPKPHLVAIKCGGCGALFLDLKRLACSKCGAAGNFQQIDLSDKGKVWVFSVIHQSFPGIKTPYVTAIIDLPEGISVKSNLIDVDPEDLQKNPGQAFGMPVELVVNAVAKDRQGNEVMAFQFRPSKN
- a CDS encoding alpha/beta hydrolase; translated protein: MDAPVSGFTEGAARLHYLEWNRGARDCVVLVHGNSANAWWWVWVAEAMGAAAQRIVALDLRGHGDSDWVKPPNYSPLAYADDIARLIRALELERPVVVGHSMGGVAALAFAMRFAKLARGLVAIDVAVTSTARRNRYLRHLKALPTVVYPDLATAIERFRLMPKEGEIAPEIMRAVAEHSLVRTANGGFTMKFDRESFFGSDGLDVASAISQIEMPLLLVRAGHSRILTAEAAAAAVASNPRARLETIADAHHHIPLERPAELAQVLKEFIETHPEASSG
- a CDS encoding alpha/beta hydrolase; amino-acid sequence: MITIRRFDAADGLVLSATDYGGAGQTPILFVHGGSAHARWWDFVAPAFCDRFHVLALDQRGHGESPWTAEWTYGTRQYVADLSAVIEGWGLGAPILVGHSMGGHTVMAYASEQSASLRAMVVIDSPASYPPEAVAALRAIGERPSRPFASLDEAVAKFRTNPRQNNARPGTLEYVARLSFRQDAAGGWIHKMDRRTLIREPVSVWKGLARIQCPSLYIRAGSSVLPEEVTGKIVAAIPDCRQATVPDSFHHVMIDNPAALIAILNEFLGELQ
- a CDS encoding glucose 1-dehydrogenase, yielding MDRLKGKVALISGGARGQGAAEAQRFAAEGAKVVIGDVRDDLTKSTADAINAKLANAVRAVHLDVTRAADWRAAVEVCEREFGGLDILVNNAGILNIKGLEQTSEEEWDAVVNVNQKGVWLGMKAAIPAMRKRGGGSIINISSIFGLIGSPGSTAYHGTKGAVRLLTKAAAVQYGPEKIRVNSVHPGVIHTAMVSEALPTREDLQPFFDMTPMKRGAQPEEVAAAVLFLASDDASYVTGAELAVDGGYSAA
- a CDS encoding phage terminase small subunit-related protein, whose protein sequence is MIKQIVLGVAALALVTAIGGVGSAHAGKVDCAKVMTEVGAGKKTKDIAKEMSISTSSVYRCKSKAKTKAKAAGAASPAAVKSPSSHS